The following nucleotide sequence is from uncultured Roseateles sp..
TCTAACCAACTGAACTACCACTCCGCGTGGTGGCAATATTCACAGATTACTCTGCCGAGTTTTGCCAAACTCGTTTCCATACTCGCCTGCATTATACCGGCAAATTTGGCGTCCCCTAGGGGATTCGAACCCCTGTAGCCACCGTGAAAGGGTGGTGTCCTAGGCCTCTAGACGAAGGGGACAAATCCTTCACCGTCTTGAACATCGCGCCGCCGCATTCTCTTTCGAGAAGTTGGTGGAGGTAAGCGGGATCGAACCGCTGACCTCTTGCATGCCATGCAAGCGCTCTCCCAGCTGAGCTATACCCCCGTCGAATTCATTCCTGAGTTACCTCTGGAATTTCACTCTATGAGTGTCGCGCTGTTCAAGCGAGACAATGATTATATGACGGTTTTCAAAGAGCGCGCAAGCGCTCGACGACAACTTTTTGCTCGAACAGGGCCAGCACCGCATCGAGCGATGGCGTTTGCGCACGACCGCAGACCAGCACGCGCACCGGAACAGCCAACTGCGGCATCTTGATGCCCTGGGCGGTGATGACTTCCTTGATCGCGCCCTGCACGGCTGCCTTGTCCCAAACCGCAAGTGACTCCAGCTTGTCGGCCAGTGCCGCCACCGCCGGACGGATCGCCTCGGTGACATGCTGGGCCAGTTCGGCTTCGGCGGCCTGCACCGGTTGGAAATAGCTCTTCAGCCAATCGGCCAGTTCGACCAGGGTTGCGCAGCGGTCCTTGAACAGGGCCACTCGTTGCTCCAGCAAGGCATCGGCCTGAGTCGCTATGCCCAGCTTGGCCAGATGTGGCAGCACCAGGCGGGCCAGGCGCTCGTCGCTGGCCAGCTTCATATAGCTGGCGTTGACCCAGGACAGCTTGGCCGGGTCCCATTGCGCGGGGCTCTTGGACAGATGCTTGCCGTCGAACCACTGCACCAGTTGCTCGCGCGAGAACAGCTCGTCGTCGCCGTGGCTCCAGCCCAGGCGCGACAGATAGTTCAGCATCGCCTCGGGCAGATAGCCGCCCTCTTCGTAGGCGGTGACACTGACCGCACCACGGCGCTTGGACAGCTTCTGCCCATCGTCGCCAAGAATCACCGGCACATGACCGAACAGCGGCAGCGGCGCACCCAGCGCATTGAAGATATTGATCTGCCAGGGCGTGTTGTTGACATGCTCGTCGCCACGGAAGACATGGCTGATGTTCATGTCCCAGTCGTCAACGACGACGCAGAAGTTGTAGGTCGGGATGCCATCGGGCCGCACGATGATCAGGTCGTCGATCTCGCGGTTGTTGATGGTGATGCTGCCCTTGACCAGATCGTCCCAGCTCACGTCGCCGTCGAGCGGATTCTTGAAGCGCACCACCGGCTTGACACCCTCGGGCACTGCAGGCAGCTGCTTGCCAGGCTCGGGACGCCAGGTGCCGTCATAGCGGCGCTTCTCGCCGCGCGACTCCTGACCG
It contains:
- the gltX gene encoding glutamate--tRNA ligase, yielding MTRKIRTRIAPSPTGFLHLGTARTALYSWAYARHYGGEFVLRIEDTDVARSTQDSVDQILAAMKWLGLDYDEGPIYQMQRLDRYNAVIEQMIAAGTAYCCYCTPEELEAMKAGQESRGEKRRYDGTWRPEPGKQLPAVPEGVKPVVRFKNPLDGDVSWDDLVKGSITINNREIDDLIIVRPDGIPTYNFCVVVDDWDMNISHVFRGDEHVNNTPWQINIFNALGAPLPLFGHVPVILGDDGQKLSKRRGAVSVTAYEEGGYLPEAMLNYLSRLGWSHGDDELFSREQLVQWFDGKHLSKSPAQWDPAKLSWVNASYMKLASDERLARLVLPHLAKLGIATQADALLEQRVALFKDRCATLVELADWLKSYFQPVQAAEAELAQHVTEAIRPAVAALADKLESLAVWDKAAVQGAIKEVITAQGIKMPQLAVPVRVLVCGRAQTPSLDAVLALFEQKVVVERLRAL